The genome window CGAGCACGCCCTCTTGCGGGTCGTACCAGCCGTGATCGGGCACGGGATCGATGGTCGGCGGCGGCGACACATCAAAGCCGATCGCCCGCGCCATTTCCTGCAGCGCCGCCAACGCTGCCGCCGTACCGCCGATATCGCAGAGGCCCGACAGGCGGGAAAGCGTTTCGCCCGGCAGCGTCGAGACCGCGTCGAGCTTTTCGTCGGGACGACCATCCGCCGGCAGCACCGCCAGCGCGATGCCCTTGCGGCGCGCCAACGCGGCCACTTCGCGCAGCCCGTACTGCCAGTATTGCTCGCCGCCGATCAGGCGAATGAGGATGCCGCGCGCGTGTTCGAGCGTGTTCTCCAGATAGGTGTCGACGGAGAGCGGGTGCTTGAGCATCGCCAGATTGGCGAGCCTGAGGGTGGGCAGGCCGTCCCTGCCCCGCCGCCAGCCTTCCGCGAACGCGCCGAGTTCGCTGTCGGAAAACGAAAGCACGACGAGATCGGCCGGCTGCTGGCCGAGATCGCGCGGTGTTTCGTTGTCTTCGAGCCCGCGGCTTTCGCGGAAGATGACGTGCATTGCCGGTTACGACTCCAGTACGGCGCGGATTTTTGCTTCGTCGATATCGTGGTGTTCGGCAATGACCACGAGGCGGGATTTCCGCTCGCCGGCGCCCCAGGGCCGGTCGAACTGGGCGCGGACACGCTCGCCGACCGCCTGCACCAGAAGCCGCATCGGCTTGCCGGCGACGGCAACGTAGCCCTTGACCCTGAGAATATTCTGCTCGCGGGCAAGCCGGACGATCTTCGCCGTCAGCGCCTCGACGTCGTCGATTTCCGGCAACGCCATCACCACCGAGTCGAAATCATCGTGCTCGTGGTCGTCATGGTCGTCGTGATGGGACGGGCGGGCATGGAGATCGTCCTCGGCGGCGGCGTTGAGGCCGAGCACGATGCGCGGATCGATGCGACCCTCGGTCATCTCGAGGATCGGCAGGCGACGCGGCGCTTCCGCCTCGACGATGGCGCGGGCGTCGGCGAGCCGTCCTTCGCCGGCCAGATCCGCCTTCGACAGGAGCACGATGTCGGCGCACGAGATCTGGTCCTCGAAGACTTCCGACAGCGGCGTCTCGTGGTCGATGCTGTCATCGGCGAGCCGCTGCGCGTCGACGGCGGCGACATTGGGCGCAAAACGCCTCTCGGCGACGGCCTCGGCATCGGCGATCGCGATCACCCCGTCGACCGTGATGCGCGAGCGGATATCGGGCCAGTCGAAGGCCTTCAGGAGCGGCTTCGGCAACGCCAGACCGGAGGTCTCGATTAGGATGTGTTCCGGCTTTTCGGGCAGCGCCATCAGCGCCTCGATGGTCGGGATGAAATCGTCCGCGACCGTGCAGCAGATGCAGCCGTTCGCCAGCTCGACGATGTTTTCCGCCGGGCAGTTCTCGTCCGAACAGCTTTTCAGGATATCGCCGTCGACACCGACATCGCCGAACTCGTTGACCAGCACAGCGAGGCGCTTGCCCTGCGGGTTGGCCATGAGATGCCGGATCAGCGTGGTCTTGCCCGATCCGAGGAAGCCGGTGATCACGGTGACGGGGATTTTGGCGAGATCGCTCATGCGGGCACCTCCATGGGCGGAATGCGGGCAACGGATTGTTTGCGGAAGATCTGGGGCCGCTCGCGCCAGGGCACGATGCCGTCGTTGCTGGCGGCATAGGCGGCAGCGCCCGCGAGGATGTCCTCGACATGGTGCTCGGCGTCCATCTCGCCGTAGATATAGGACCAGCAGCCGGGCTGGGTCAGCGCGATGGTGCAGCCGCGCGAGCACGCGGACAGGCACTCGACCGGCACGATCTCGACATTTTCCGGCGCGCCGGCCTCGACCAGACGGCGATAGAGCCGGTTGCCGGGACAGGGCGCGTCCTCGCTCGGCGCCGGACCGCCGCAGCGACAGGTGGTGCAGACATGGAGTTTTGCGGTCATGCCGCGCTTCCCTCACGCTTTTTGGGAACGGGGAAGCTTGCAAGGAGGACAGCGCCGCGGCGCCGTTCCGAGCCGCCTGCGGAACACCCCGTCCGCTGTCTCGTCACGGTGCTGGCAGGTCTCCCGGCTTGCGGATATCGATGACCTCGATGCGTCGATGGCGTTGAGGTATCGGCGGCCCACCCACCTTCCCGGCATGTCGGCCAGTGGCTTTGGGGGGTCTTTCCGGTCACGGTCGCGGGGGCGGCTGCGCTTCACGTCCATTTCACCAATGGACCCTGTCGCATTCCCTCTTCGCCTGTCATAAAGACAGGAACCAGCGTCGCCTCACCTGCTCTGAAAACGGCGCTGATGTCAAGGAAGGAAAGCCGATGACGGAGCCGACGACGCCCGACGCCGCCAACGAGGACTCGGAACGCCACGTCAAGAAAATGGCGAAGAAGAAAGCCGCCCGCGACCGCATGATGGCGAAGAAGGAGGGCGAGGAGGGCCTGATCATCGTCCATACGGGATCGGGCAAGGGCAAGAGCTCGGCGGCCTTCGGCATGATCCTGCGCTGCATCGCCCACGGCATGCCGTCCGCCGTGGTGCAGTTCATCAAGGGCGCCTGGGAGACCGGCGAGCGGCGGCTGATCGAGGAGCGGTTTTCCGATCTCTGCCAGTTCTACGCGATGGGCGAAGGCTTCACCTGGGAGACGCAGGACAAGGAACGCGACATCGCCGCCGCCGGCCGCGCCTGGGAAAAGGCCAAGGAGCTGATCCGCGACGACAGCAACACGATGGTGCTGCTCGACGAGATCAACATCGCGCTGCGCTACGGCTATCTCGACATCAACGAGGTGGTCGCCTTCCTTCAGGACGAGAAGCCGGCGATGACCCATGTGGTGCTGACCGGCCGCAACGCCGCGCCGGAACTGATCGAGATCGCCGATCTGGTGACCGAAATGACGCTCGTCAAGCATCCCTTCCGCTCCGGCATCAAGGGCCAGAAGGGCGTGGAATTCTGATCGATGCCCGCCTTGATGATCCAGGGAGCCGGGTCGAATGTCGGCAAGTCGCTGCTGGTGGCCGGCCTATGCCGGGCGGCGACGCGGCGCGGGCTGAGGGTGCGCCCGTTCAAGCCGCAGAACATGTCGAACAATGCCGCCGTCACCGAGGATGGCGGTGAGATCGGCCGCGCGCAGGCGCTGCAGGCGCTTGCCTGCGGGGTGCGGCCGCATACCGACATGAACCCGGTGCTGCTGAAACCCGAAACCGATGTCGGCGCGCAGGTCGTGGTGCAGGGCCGCCGCGTCGCGACGGTCAAGGCGCGGGAATACGCAAAGCTGAAACCCACCCTGCTTGCGGCGGTACTGGAAAGTTTCGAGCGGCTGAAGGCCGAGGCCGATCTCGTCGTCGTCGAGGGCGCGGGCAGCCCGGCGGAGGTCAATCTGCGCGCCGGCGACATCGCCAATATGGGCTTCGCGCGCGCCGCCGATGTGCCGGTCGTATTGGCCGGCGACATCGACCGCGGCGGCGTCATCGCGCAAATGGTCGGCACCAAAGCCGTTCTCGATCCGGACGACGCGGCGATGATCGCGGGCTTCCTCATAAACAAGTTTCGCGGCGACCCGAGCCTGTTCGACGACGGCTACCGGCTGATCGAGGAACAGACCGGCTGGCGCGGCTTTGGCGTGCTGCCGTTCTTCCGCGATGCCGCCAAGCTGCCGGCGGAAGACGCGCTCGACCTCAAGGCGGGCGAGGCCGGCGGCACTGTGAAGATCGCCTGCCTTGCCCTGTCGCGGATCGCCAATTTCGACGATCTCGATCCGCTGAAGCTGGAAGCCGACATCGACCTGTCGCTGGTGCACGCCGGCCAGGCGATCCCCGGCGATTGCGATCTGGTGATCGTGCCGGGCACCAAATCGACGCGCGGCGACCTCGCCTTTTTACGCGAACAGGGCTGGGACATCGATCTTGCCGCCCATGTGCGGCGCGGCGGGCGCGTGCTCGGCATTTGCGGCGGCTACCAGATGCTCGGCCGCGGCATCGCCGACCCGGACGGGCTCGAAGGCCCACCCGGGACAGACGCGGGGCTCGGCCTTCTGGACATCGAGACGGTGATGGCGCCGGAAAAGCGGCTGACAGAGGTCACCGCCCGCCACGCCGCATCGGGGTGCGCCTTTTCCGGCTACGAAATCCATATCGGCCGCACCGACGGAGCGGACCGTGCGCGCCCCTTCGCTCATGTCGAGAGCATGCCGGAGGGCGCGGTGTCCGCCGATGGGCGCGTTGCCGGGACCTATCTGCACGGCATGTTCGTCGATGACGGGTTTCGCGCCGCGTTCCTCGATGCACTCGGCGCGACGACATCGGCGACCGCTTATGGCGTCGAGGTAGACCGCGTGCTCAACCGGCTTGCCGACGAGATGGAAGCCCATCTCGATATCGACGGCATGATAGCGCTCGCCCGCTGATTCCAAGCACGCTGACCAATGGCCCGCTGACTAGAGCGCGGCGAAGGCCTCTTCGACGCACGCCCATTCGGCCTCGGTGCCGGGCAGGCCGAGCCGAACCCAATGCTTCGACCAGGGGAATATCCGGCTCCAGATATGGGCGGCGGCGAAGTCCGCCTGTGCCTTGCCCGCGTCCGCCGTCTCAAACAGGCGGAAGAGCGTGGTGCCGCCGACGAGGCGCCAGCCGGCGCATTCCGCCAGAGCGTCGAGCCGGGCGGCATCGCCTGCGAGCCGGGCGCGGGTCGCGTCGGCCCATGCCTGGTCCCTGAGCGCTTCAATGCCGGTCGCAATCGCCGCGCCGCTGACCGGCCAGGGACCAGCCCTCGCGGTGAGTGCATCAATGGTCTCTTGCACGGCCAGCACGAAGCCAAGGCGCAGGCCGGCAAGGCCGTAGAACTTGCCGAAGGAGCGCAGCACGGTGAGGCCGCCCTCCCCCGCATGGGCGGCAACGGACAGCTCCGGCGCGACATCGCAGAAGCTTTCGTCGACGACGAGCCGGCCAACCTTGCCGGCAAGGTCGAACAGCGCGTCCGGCGCGTGGCGCTCGCCGGTCGGGTTGTTCGGATTGACGACGACGGCGAGATCGGCGCCCACAAGCGCCGCGAGGCTGGCCGGCTCGGTGACCTGCCATCCGGCGGTTTCGAGCGCGCGGGCGTGCTCGTTGTAGGTCGGCGACAGCACAGCCGCGCGGCCCGGTGCGCCGAGCTGCGGCAGCATCTGGATGGCGGCCTGCGCGCCGGCAAGCGGGGCTATTGCAGCATTTGTCCGATAGGCCGCGCGCGCCGCCTCGGTGAGCCGCGCCAGCTCCGAGCGGGTCGGCAGATCGCGCCAGGCGCTTTCCGGCAAGGGCGGCAGCGGATAAGGCACGCGGTTGATGCCGGTCGACAGGTCCAGCCAACCGGCACGCTCGCCGCCGAAGTGGGCGATTGCCTCATCGAGATTGCCGCCGTGATCGATCATGCCGAACGTCTAGAGCATTTTGCGTTCAGTTTGAATCGTCAAAATGCTCTATCCCTTTGTTTAGCCGCATCTTTGTCGACGCCAATTGGTCCAATTGGCTGCACGATGCTCTAGAACATCGCCGCCCACAGGGCGAGGAACACGAACAGGAGGGCGATCAGCCGGCGATAGAGCGCGAGCCCACGGGTGACGTCAGCCGGCGTCGGATCGGGCGCGGCACCGTTCAACCATGGCTCGTCGCTGACGTGGTCGTGATAGACGCGCGGGCCGGAAAGCCGAACGCCGAGCGCGCCGGCCAGCGCCGCCTCCGGCCAGCCGGCATTGGGTGAACGGTGCTGGCTCGCATAGCGACGCATGACGGCAAACGCCGTTCCACGCCGCTGCGACACGAGCGCGAACAGGGCGCCGGTGATGCGGGCCGGAACGAGATTGGCGAAGTCGTCGAACCGGGCGGACGCCCAGCCGAACGCCTCGTAGCGCGGGGTGCGGTGGCCGATCATGGAATCGAGCGTGTTGAGCGCCTTGTAGGCAACAAGGCCGGGCAGGCCGAGAAGAAGCGCCCAGAACAGCGGCGCGACGATGCCGTCGGAGGTGTTTTCGGCGAGGCTCTCTAAGCTTGCGCGGGCAACGCCGGCCTTGTCGAGCTGGTCTGGATCGCGCCCGACAATGGCCGCGACCGCGCGGCGCGCTGCGGCGAGATCGCCCTTTGCAAGCGGGTCGGCCACGGCGGCGACATGATCATGCAGCGAACGCACGGCAAAGAACGGCCAGGCGAGCGTGCCGACGATCATCGTGTGCGCCCAGCCCGATGGGATCGCCTGCTCGACGAGATGCGCCAGTCCGGCGGAACCGAACACGATGACGCCGGCGACCGCCGCGCCGGCCATGTGGGTGCCACGCCCCGATTCATCGTTGAAGCTGCGGTCGGCGAAATCGATCGCCTTGCCGATCCAGCTCACCGGATGGCCGATGCGCCGGTAGAGACCGTCCGGCCAGCCGATGGCAGCATCGGTCGCAAGGGCGATCAGCATGGAGAGGGCGACACTCATGAGGGTCCTGTCAGCGGCGGCGTTTGCGGCAACCGGCGAAGGGCTGCAGTGATGCCGCGTTGTGGCGGCGGCGCGAGCATACGCGTCCCGGCAGCAGGTTTACAGATGGTCGAAGGGATGCGCGGGCGAGATGCGCCGGGCGATCACCTCACGCCTCGTCGCGGTCGGGATCGTCGGCCGTGAGAACGCCATCGGCGAGCCGTAGCGTGCGTGTGGCAATCGTCTTGCGGAAATGCGGATCGTGCGAGACGACCACCATCGCCTGCGGCAGCGAACGGAGGATCTCCACCAGCCGTTGCTCGTTCTTGTCGTCGAGCGCGTTGGTCGGCTCGTCGAGCAGCAGCACGTCGGGGTCCATGGCGAGCACGGCGGCAAGCGTCACGAGCCGCTTTTCGCCGCCGGAAAGCTGATGCGTGATGCGATCTCTGAGCGCGATCAGGTCGAGCCGGACAAGGACCGATTCGACAATCGCCAGCGCCTCATCGCGCGACTTGCCGAGGTTGAGCGGCCCGAAGGCGATGTCTTCGGCAACGGTCGGGCAAAAGAGCTGGTCGTCGGCGTCCTGAAAGACGAGACCGGCGCGGCGGCGCACTTCGAGGAAATCGGCTTCCGAACGCCGTTCGCTGCCGAAGGCGACGACCTGTCCCGCCGCGGGTTTCAGCAGGCCGACCATGATCTTCAGCAACGTCGACTTGCCAGCGCCATTGTGGCCGGTGATGCAGAGCCGCTCGCCGGCGGTCAGCGAAAAGCCGAGACCGTCCAGCACCGGGGCATGGCCGCGATAGGCGAAGCGGATGCCAGAAAGCTCAAAACAGGGCATATCAGAGCAGGACATATCAGTGCAGGACATGGGCATGCTCGGCGGCGAGGAGCCCGACCACGATCGCGGCGATTGCGAGCCCGAAAACCGCATCGGCAGGCGACAGCGCGAAGCGGGACAGCATCGGGATCGATCCCGTGAAGCCGCGGCATTTCATGGCGTCCATGATGCGCTCGGAGCGCTCCAGCGCGCGCACCAGCATCATGCCGACGAGATAGCCGAAGCTGCGATAGGTGTGCAGCGAATTCGACGGCCGGAAGCCACGCGCCTTCATGGCGGTGCGCAGACGGAGATATTCCTGATGCAGCACTTCGATATAGCGCACGGTGAACAGCAGCAGGTGAACCAGCGAAGCCTGCACTTTCAGCGCGTGTAGCGCATGGCCGAGGGTGACCGCCTCCATGCTGCCGACCAGCGCCATGAGCGACAGAACCACCGCGTTCGCCGTCAGGCCGATGGCGATTGCCTGCACGAAACCCTCCCGGCTCGCCTCGAAACCCCACAGTGTGAAGACCGGTTCGCCCGGCACCGTGAACGGCAGCAGCAGCAGGATGAAGACGATGAAGCCATCCATCGCGGCCATGCGTTTCAGCGTGGCGGCGACGGGCAGGTTTGCCAGCAGCATCAACGTGACGGCGGCGCCAAGCGCCAGTGCGAGAACGCCAAGCGAGCTGCAGGACACCGTGGTCACGGCAAAGGCGACCGCGGCGAGGATGCGCACGCGCGGATCGACCCTGGCGACAAGGCTTTCTTCCGAAGCGTTGCCCGCATCAGCATGGATCCGACGTTGACGCGAAAGAACGTGCCCCATGGGTCAGCTTCCCTGCTTCCGGCGGGCCGCGACATAGAAGCCGATGCCGAACAGGCCGAGAATGTAGCCGATCCCGCCGAGCACGCTCTGCAGGTTGGTCTTCTCCTTGTAGGCGGCGATCTCGCGCCGGAGCGGGCGGATTTCGTCGCGCACCGCCTTCTCGATCGCCGTGCGCTCCGCGTCGCTCAGCGATGCCACGGTGACGGCTTGCGGTGGGGCTGACGCGGGCTCTGTGGCGGAGACTTGCACCGGCGCAGCCTGTTCCGATCCGGCATCCGCAGTCGCCGGTCCGGCCTTGGCGATGATCGCCGCGACGTCGCCCGCCGCCATTGTGGTCTCGACGACATGGCCGGCGCCGAAATTGGCCCTGAAGACATGGGTGACGGGCTGCGTCGGCGTGAAGACGAAGAACCCGTCGCCATCGGTCGTCGTCTCGCCGATCTTCGTGCCGGCATCATCGAAAACCTCGATGAGCTGGTCGGCCGGGGCGTCGCCGTTGGAAAAGCCGATCTCGCCCTCGATCGCGGTGCCGCTGGCAAAAACCGAGGCGATGACCTTGTGCGCTTCAGCCGGGGTAGCGAGCATCAGCGCGGCAAGGATCAGGGACAGTGCTAGTGTTCTCATGCCCGGCCTCCCTCGGCGGTCATGACGCCGAACAGTTCCGGTTTGACCTTGTGGGCAAGGAACACGGCGGCGGCCGACAACAGCGCCTCGATGATCATCACCGGGATGTGGGCGAAGAAGACGAGCTTGGCCGCGGCAACGAACTCTTCCCCCGAGATGGCCAGCACAAGCGCCACCGCACCCGTCGTCAACGCAATCGCCAGTCCGCCGCCGATACCGCCCCAGGCGGCCGCTGTGACCGGTGACGCGGCCTGCATGCCACGGCGGCAGAGGTAGTAGGCGATGACGGCGGGCAGCGCGATGTTCAGCGTGTTCACGCCGAGCACGGTCAATCCGCCGAAACCGAAAAACACCGCCTGCAGCAGCAGGCCGACGAACAGGGCTGGAAAGGCGGCCCAGCCGAGGATGATCCCGGCAAGGCCGCTCATGATCAGGTGCACGGACGACGGCCCGATCGGCACGTGAATGAGAGAGGCGACGAAGAAGGTCGCCGACAGGACGCCGGCGGCCGGGATCTTCTCGGTCGTGAGGCTGCGCAGCCCCAGCGCGATTCCGCCAACCGCCAGCACGGTACCGGCGATGAGGACCGGGGTAGACAATGCTCCATCAACGATATGCATCGGTCCGGCCTCCTATTTCACGTCGTAGGCGCGGATCCAGATGACCGCGTCCTGGCTGAGTTTCTTGCCCTCGT of Hyphomicrobiales bacterium contains these proteins:
- the cobW gene encoding cobalamin biosynthesis protein CobW; translation: MSDLAKIPVTVITGFLGSGKTTLIRHLMANPQGKRLAVLVNEFGDVGVDGDILKSCSDENCPAENIVELANGCICCTVADDFIPTIEALMALPEKPEHILIETSGLALPKPLLKAFDWPDIRSRITVDGVIAIADAEAVAERRFAPNVAAVDAQRLADDSIDHETPLSEVFEDQISCADIVLLSKADLAGEGRLADARAIVEAEAPRRLPILEMTEGRIDPRIVLGLNAAAEDDLHARPSHHDDHDDHEHDDFDSVVMALPEIDDVEALTAKIVRLAREQNILRVKGYVAVAGKPMRLLVQAVGERVRAQFDRPWGAGERKSRLVVIAEHHDIDEAKIRAVLES
- a CDS encoding metal-binding protein, with translation MTAKLHVCTTCRCGGPAPSEDAPCPGNRLYRRLVEAGAPENVEIVPVECLSACSRGCTIALTQPGCWSYIYGEMDAEHHVEDILAGAAAYAASNDGIVPWRERPQIFRKQSVARIPPMEVPA
- the cobO gene encoding cob(I)yrinic acid a,c-diamide adenosyltransferase — its product is MTEPTTPDAANEDSERHVKKMAKKKAARDRMMAKKEGEEGLIIVHTGSGKGKSSAAFGMILRCIAHGMPSAVVQFIKGAWETGERRLIEERFSDLCQFYAMGEGFTWETQDKERDIAAAGRAWEKAKELIRDDSNTMVLLDEINIALRYGYLDINEVVAFLQDEKPAMTHVVLTGRNAAPELIEIADLVTEMTLVKHPFRSGIKGQKGVEF
- a CDS encoding cobyric acid synthase CobQ, which codes for MPALMIQGAGSNVGKSLLVAGLCRAATRRGLRVRPFKPQNMSNNAAVTEDGGEIGRAQALQALACGVRPHTDMNPVLLKPETDVGAQVVVQGRRVATVKAREYAKLKPTLLAAVLESFERLKAEADLVVVEGAGSPAEVNLRAGDIANMGFARAADVPVVLAGDIDRGGVIAQMVGTKAVLDPDDAAMIAGFLINKFRGDPSLFDDGYRLIEEQTGWRGFGVLPFFRDAAKLPAEDALDLKAGEAGGTVKIACLALSRIANFDDLDPLKLEADIDLSLVHAGQAIPGDCDLVIVPGTKSTRGDLAFLREQGWDIDLAAHVRRGGRVLGICGGYQMLGRGIADPDGLEGPPGTDAGLGLLDIETVMAPEKRLTEVTARHAASGCAFSGYEIHIGRTDGADRARPFAHVESMPEGAVSADGRVAGTYLHGMFVDDGFRAAFLDALGATTSATAYGVEVDRVLNRLADEMEAHLDIDGMIALAR
- a CDS encoding threonine-phosphate decarboxylase codes for the protein MIDHGGNLDEAIAHFGGERAGWLDLSTGINRVPYPLPPLPESAWRDLPTRSELARLTEAARAAYRTNAAIAPLAGAQAAIQMLPQLGAPGRAAVLSPTYNEHARALETAGWQVTEPASLAALVGADLAVVVNPNNPTGERHAPDALFDLAGKVGRLVVDESFCDVAPELSVAAHAGEGGLTVLRSFGKFYGLAGLRLGFVLAVQETIDALTARAGPWPVSGAAIATGIEALRDQAWADATRARLAGDAARLDALAECAGWRLVGGTTLFRLFETADAGKAQADFAAAHIWSRIFPWSKHWVRLGLPGTEAEWACVEEAFAAL
- the cobD gene encoding cobalamin biosynthesis protein CobD translates to MSVALSMLIALATDAAIGWPDGLYRRIGHPVSWIGKAIDFADRSFNDESGRGTHMAGAAVAGVIVFGSAGLAHLVEQAIPSGWAHTMIVGTLAWPFFAVRSLHDHVAAVADPLAKGDLAAARRAVAAIVGRDPDQLDKAGVARASLESLAENTSDGIVAPLFWALLLGLPGLVAYKALNTLDSMIGHRTPRYEAFGWASARFDDFANLVPARITGALFALVSQRRGTAFAVMRRYASQHRSPNAGWPEAALAGALGVRLSGPRVYHDHVSDEPWLNGAAPDPTPADVTRGLALYRRLIALLFVFLALWAAMF
- a CDS encoding energy-coupling factor ABC transporter ATP-binding protein, translated to MPCFELSGIRFAYRGHAPVLDGLGFSLTAGERLCITGHNGAGKSTLLKIMVGLLKPAAGQVVAFGSERRSEADFLEVRRRAGLVFQDADDQLFCPTVAEDIAFGPLNLGKSRDEALAIVESVLVRLDLIALRDRITHQLSGGEKRLVTLAAVLAMDPDVLLLDEPTNALDDKNEQRLVEILRSLPQAMVVVSHDPHFRKTIATRTLRLADGVLTADDPDRDEA
- the cbiQ gene encoding cobalt ECF transporter T component CbiQ, translating into MGHVLSRQRRIHADAGNASEESLVARVDPRVRILAAVAFAVTTVSCSSLGVLALALGAAVTLMLLANLPVAATLKRMAAMDGFIVFILLLLPFTVPGEPVFTLWGFEASREGFVQAIAIGLTANAVVLSLMALVGSMEAVTLGHALHALKVQASLVHLLLFTVRYIEVLHQEYLRLRTAMKARGFRPSNSLHTYRSFGYLVGMMLVRALERSERIMDAMKCRGFTGSIPMLSRFALSPADAVFGLAIAAIVVGLLAAEHAHVLH
- a CDS encoding cobalt ABC transporter permease — encoded protein: MRTLALSLILAALMLATPAEAHKVIASVFASGTAIEGEIGFSNGDAPADQLIEVFDDAGTKIGETTTDGDGFFVFTPTQPVTHVFRANFGAGHVVETTMAAGDVAAIIAKAGPATADAGSEQAAPVQVSATEPASAPPQAVTVASLSDAERTAIEKAVRDEIRPLRREIAAYKEKTNLQSVLGGIGYILGLFGIGFYVAARRKQGS
- a CDS encoding cobalamin biosynthesis protein CbiM (catalyzes the ATP-dependent transport of cobalt), with the translated sequence MHIVDGALSTPVLIAGTVLAVGGIALGLRSLTTEKIPAAGVLSATFFVASLIHVPIGPSSVHLIMSGLAGIILGWAAFPALFVGLLLQAVFFGFGGLTVLGVNTLNIALPAVIAYYLCRRGMQAASPVTAAAWGGIGGGLAIALTTGAVALVLAISGEEFVAAAKLVFFAHIPVMIIEALLSAAAVFLAHKVKPELFGVMTAEGGRA